One window of Desulfonatronovibrio magnus genomic DNA carries:
- a CDS encoding phasin family protein, whose amino-acid sequence MIDLFKKGLFTGLGLVIVTAEEIEKKIHTLVDKGKLSAEEGENIIKEFLQKSEAQQNQVQEWINKSLNSAMESFDIARKENVEDLEARVSSLEDRVSALETLRLEDDKKRTDI is encoded by the coding sequence ATGATAGACTTATTCAAAAAAGGTCTTTTCACCGGGCTGGGCCTGGTGATTGTCACTGCGGAAGAGATAGAAAAGAAAATACATACCCTTGTGGACAAAGGCAAATTAAGCGCTGAAGAAGGTGAAAACATTATCAAGGAGTTTCTTCAGAAAAGTGAAGCGCAGCAGAATCAGGTTCAGGAGTGGATTAATAAAAGTTTGAACTCTGCTATGGAATCTTTTGATATTGCCCGTAAAGAAAACGTAGAAGATCTTGAAGCCAGGGTTTCCAGCCTGGAAGACCGTGTTTCCGCCCTGGAGACTCTTCGACTGGAAGATGATAAGAAACGGACTGATATATAG
- a CDS encoding ABC1 kinase family protein — protein MDIKSIAHIGRFREIIAKLIKYGFDDIVDRLEIPGRKYLEKIHVHDTHLNTWERMRMVLEELGPTFIKCGQILSQRADLLPPELLHELRKLQDDVPAEEFSRIKDVVEKSFKQPLDSIFSEFNVEPIAAASLAQVHRARLLSNGQEVAVKIQRPEIEEIIKNDMDILEKIAMRLDGRLESFKVYNLPQLVQRIRKLMLQELNFVREMRTMQVVRSTLKDEPGVMVPETFPDYCNHHVITMELARGSKMKDVDFASLKNRATLAKRGLSLSLRQVLDHGFFHADPHPGNFLIDEDENLILLDWGMVGRLTDKVRFELIDLVSAVVENDVEIITDILLGFTMGKENVNRDVLQNEVLEVISLFTRMPIKEVNLGQLLLELTSILRTHGRILTTDLSIMIKALITAEGTARTLYPDLDVIKEAEPLVHKLSKSRFSASNMLKMIHRNIRHIFRFQHEFPRQALGIVSKLDKGDLAIRFRHENLEDMQSTLERIVNRLVVGIVTGALFLGSSMVILADTGPKLWGYPTLGVIGYIIGLFLSLRLVMAMIRSRRK, from the coding sequence ATGGATATTAAATCAATAGCTCACATAGGTCGATTTCGAGAAATTATTGCAAAGCTTATCAAGTATGGATTTGATGATATAGTTGATCGATTGGAAATACCGGGCAGAAAGTATCTGGAAAAAATTCATGTGCATGACACCCATCTCAATACCTGGGAAAGGATGCGCATGGTTCTCGAAGAGCTCGGACCTACCTTTATAAAATGTGGTCAGATTCTATCGCAAAGGGCTGATCTTCTTCCCCCCGAACTTTTGCACGAATTGCGCAAGCTCCAGGATGATGTACCTGCTGAAGAATTCTCACGGATCAAAGATGTGGTGGAAAAGAGCTTTAAACAGCCATTGGACAGTATTTTCTCAGAGTTTAATGTAGAGCCCATAGCTGCTGCTTCACTGGCTCAGGTTCACAGAGCCAGGCTGCTGAGTAATGGCCAGGAAGTGGCTGTCAAGATTCAACGTCCTGAAATTGAAGAGATTATCAAGAATGACATGGATATACTTGAAAAGATAGCCATGCGTCTTGATGGGCGTTTAGAATCTTTTAAGGTTTACAACCTGCCCCAGCTGGTTCAGAGAATAAGAAAGCTCATGCTGCAGGAATTAAACTTTGTTCGTGAGATGCGCACCATGCAGGTTGTGAGAAGTACCCTCAAGGATGAGCCTGGTGTCATGGTACCTGAAACATTTCCTGATTACTGCAACCATCATGTGATAACTATGGAACTGGCTCGGGGCAGTAAAATGAAAGATGTTGATTTTGCTTCCCTGAAAAACAGGGCGACCCTTGCAAAAAGAGGTTTGTCCCTGAGTTTACGTCAGGTTCTGGATCATGGTTTTTTTCATGCTGACCCTCACCCTGGCAATTTTCTTATTGATGAGGATGAAAACCTTATTTTGCTGGACTGGGGCATGGTGGGCAGACTAACTGACAAGGTCCGTTTTGAGCTTATCGATCTTGTAAGCGCTGTGGTGGAAAATGATGTAGAGATTATCACAGATATTTTGCTGGGATTTACAATGGGCAAGGAAAATGTCAATCGTGATGTGCTGCAAAATGAGGTTCTGGAAGTAATCAGTCTTTTCACAAGGATGCCGATTAAAGAGGTTAACCTTGGGCAGTTGCTGCTGGAACTTACTTCTATTTTACGCACTCATGGACGAATTTTGACTACAGATCTGTCCATAATGATTAAAGCTCTGATAACGGCTGAAGGTACTGCCCGCACTCTTTATCCGGATTTGGATGTAATAAAGGAAGCTGAACCTCTGGTGCACAAACTCAGCAAAAGCAGGTTCAGCGCATCAAACATGCTGAAGATGATCCATAGAAATATCAGACATATTTTTAGATTTCAGCATGAATTTCCAAGGCAGGCTCTTGGTATTGTCAGTAAGCTGGACAAAGGGGATCTGGCCATTCGTTTTCGTCATGAGAACCTGGAGGACATGCAGTCCACACTGGAAAGGATTGTTAACCGTCTTGTGGTAGGTATAGTTACCGGTGCTTTGTTTCTTGGTTCCAGCATGGTCATACTCGCAGATACCGGTCCCAAACTTTGGGGTTATCCCACCCTTGGAGTGATAGGATATATAATTGGTCTTTTCTTAAGTCTGCGCCTGGTCATGGCCATGATCAGATCCCGGCGTAAATGA
- the uxx1 gene encoding UXX-star selenoprotein family 1, protein MSKVIIFGKSSUPYTRKAREARKVHDYVDVVKNPEQLDQMLEYSKGKRRVPLIVEDGKVTIGFGGS, encoded by the coding sequence GTGTCAAAAGTAATTATTTTTGGTAAAAGCTCATGACCTTATACTCGAAAGGCCCGTGAGGCCAGGAAAGTTCATGATTATGTTGATGTAGTCAAAAATCCAGAGCAATTAGATCAAATGCTAGAATATTCAAAAGGAAAGCGCAGAGTACCGCTCATTGTTGAAGATGGCAAAGTTACCATAGGTTTTGGCGGATCATGA
- a CDS encoding cysteine desulfurase family protein, with protein MKKLYFDYNATTPVHHEVVRAINPYFTDAFGNPGCAHMHGVNACKAIAKAVSQVAGLINAAQEQIIFTSCATESNNLVLFGLLEPGDELIISAVEHPSIMAPAQQLSSQGVIVKTAPVNSKGLIDPLEVVSMITPATKLVSIMLANNETGAIQPVAELGAYTRPMDVLLHTDAAQAVGKIPVNTDTTGVDFLTVAGHKMYAPKGIGVLYVKNPELLNPMFFGGGQQNSIRPGTENVPYIAGLGRACELADHDLHKEISRQKNLGKILLQGLNSLGIDFMVHSEKALRLPNTLSIGFGGFRAGDILSDMIAMEISASAGAACHGNSVHMSSVLQAMKVPTHYGLGTIRFSWGRMTSNNDIQELLSRLEHIFKNKR; from the coding sequence ATGAAAAAACTATACTTTGATTATAATGCCACAACCCCGGTACACCATGAAGTTGTGAGAGCCATAAATCCTTATTTCACCGATGCATTCGGTAATCCCGGCTGTGCCCATATGCATGGAGTCAACGCCTGCAAAGCCATTGCAAAGGCTGTCAGTCAGGTTGCAGGACTAATTAATGCTGCGCAAGAACAGATCATTTTCACATCATGCGCTACAGAATCCAACAACCTGGTATTATTCGGGCTTCTCGAACCCGGTGATGAGCTGATTATTTCAGCAGTGGAACATCCTTCAATTATGGCTCCAGCACAACAATTATCCAGCCAGGGCGTAATCGTTAAGACAGCACCTGTTAACAGCAAGGGCCTCATCGATCCCCTGGAGGTTGTCAGTATGATCACCCCTGCTACTAAGCTGGTAAGCATTATGCTGGCCAACAATGAAACAGGTGCCATTCAACCTGTTGCAGAGTTGGGAGCCTATACCCGCCCTATGGATGTGCTGCTGCACACTGACGCTGCACAGGCAGTTGGTAAAATACCTGTAAATACAGACACCACAGGAGTAGATTTTTTGACTGTTGCGGGTCATAAAATGTATGCTCCCAAAGGAATAGGTGTCTTGTACGTTAAAAACCCAGAATTATTGAATCCCATGTTTTTCGGGGGCGGACAGCAAAACAGCATCAGACCAGGCACTGAAAATGTGCCCTATATCGCAGGTCTTGGACGGGCTTGTGAACTGGCTGATCATGACCTGCATAAAGAAATCAGCAGACAGAAAAATCTGGGGAAGATCCTGCTGCAAGGACTCAATAGCCTGGGAATTGACTTCATGGTTCACAGTGAAAAGGCCCTTAGACTTCCCAACACCTTGTCCATAGGCTTTGGAGGATTTAGAGCCGGTGATATTTTATCCGACATGATTGCCATGGAAATATCTGCTTCTGCTGGCGCAGCCTGCCATGGAAACTCCGTCCACATGAGTTCAGTACTCCAGGCCATGAAGGTTCCGACCCATTACGGCCTTGGCACTATTCGTTTTTCATGGGGCAGAATGACCAGCAATAATGACATTCAGGAACTGCTCAGCAGATTGGAACATATCTTTAAAAATAAGCGTTAA
- a CDS encoding PspC domain-containing protein — protein sequence MKGYYRLTDEALVAGVTAGIADKTKLNRVALRIFFFMLFVLINFIPGAGMGISILPLLIYTVAWMALPAKEQDLSPQEISKKIESRKSFYNYAMLGVTGNLVPFIAMGLLYQDQLLLVLFTVPTFLLLLPATMFIIMGIVKAG from the coding sequence ATGAAAGGGTACTACAGACTTACTGATGAAGCGCTCGTTGCTGGAGTTACCGCAGGTATTGCTGACAAGACAAAGTTGAACAGGGTAGCCCTGAGAATATTTTTTTTCATGTTGTTTGTGCTGATTAATTTTATTCCCGGAGCTGGTATGGGCATTTCCATTCTGCCCCTGCTCATCTATACTGTGGCATGGATGGCCCTGCCTGCAAAAGAGCAGGATCTGAGTCCTCAGGAAATAAGCAAGAAAATTGAAAGTCGCAAGTCGTTTTACAACTATGCCATGCTTGGAGTTACAGGTAACCTTGTTCCCTTCATTGCCATGGGTCTTTTATATCAGGACCAGCTTTTACTTGTTTTATTTACAGTTCCCACCTTTTTGCTTTTACTTCCTGCTACCATGTTTATTATCATGGGCATTGTTAAAGCTGGCTGA
- a CDS encoding amino acid ABC transporter permease gives MLSNRPKLTILDAVVIISLLTAGTIIYIRIVKGLEYNWEWSFILQYIYRYDHNTESWVPGMLARGFFTTIRLSIWATLLAIILGTLIGLFRTSSNLLQKLIGFSYVQVIRNIPPLVLVFIFYFFVSDLVMPAIGVEEFFRNRSETTQSILSFLFAPAGQFQSFLSAVITLAIYEAAYIAEIVRGGINSIPKGQWESSAALGFNRRQQLTMVILPQAFQRTLPPLAGQFISTIKDSAIVSIISIQELTFQGMELMAATYKTFEIWITITLLYFTLTFTCSRLIGKLENRLARKYR, from the coding sequence TTGTTATCCAATAGACCCAAGCTGACTATCTTAGATGCGGTTGTGATTATCAGTCTTCTAACCGCAGGAACCATCATTTATATTCGTATTGTAAAAGGGTTGGAGTACAATTGGGAATGGTCCTTTATTCTTCAATACATATATCGCTATGATCACAACACTGAGTCATGGGTGCCTGGAATGCTTGCCAGGGGGTTTTTCACCACCATTCGCCTGAGCATTTGGGCAACACTACTGGCCATCATTCTTGGAACCTTAATCGGTCTCTTCAGAACCAGCAGCAACCTGCTGCAAAAGCTCATAGGTTTCAGTTACGTACAAGTAATACGCAATATTCCACCATTAGTACTGGTATTTATTTTTTACTTTTTTGTCAGTGACCTGGTCATGCCCGCCATTGGCGTTGAGGAATTTTTCCGCAACAGATCCGAAACGACCCAGAGCATCCTCAGCTTTCTGTTTGCACCAGCAGGTCAATTTCAGTCTTTCCTGTCTGCAGTAATCACTCTGGCCATATATGAAGCAGCTTATATTGCGGAAATAGTTCGTGGGGGCATCAATTCCATACCCAAAGGACAGTGGGAATCTTCCGCAGCTCTTGGTTTCAACCGCAGACAGCAACTGACAATGGTCATCCTGCCCCAGGCCTTTCAACGCACCTTGCCCCCTCTCGCCGGGCAATTCATTTCCACCATCAAAGATTCAGCAATTGTTTCTATTATTTCCATTCAGGAACTTACATTTCAAGGCATGGAACTTATGGCTGCTACATATAAAACATTTGAAATCTGGATAACCATCACTTTGCTGTATTTTACCCTGACATTCACCTGCTCAAGACTGATAGGCAAATTGGAAAACAGGCTGGCCAGAAAATACAGGTAA
- a CDS encoding chemotaxis protein, whose protein sequence is MTQSRILLESGTNELEIVEFYLTETLSNGQEYKGYYGVNVSKVLRIIHRPAVTGMPNLSHPCILGAFNQRSRIIPLVDLSVWLSKNRPDKDTEKVIITEFNKLINGFLVSGVTRIHRLSWEQIEAPDQYTDRYSSNSITGVVKIEDRIVFLIDLEKIIAELNPDAGLKLDEDIDWKTSREFTALIADDSTIIRNMIGDLLEKAGFKVIKTKNGQEALDYIEKLKAMAAEKNQPVSSMLQIVISDIEMPVVDGFNLTKRIKTDPALNHLPVILFSSLISERLRHKGESVGADDQISKPEISLLTQKARALIEKSLQYDV, encoded by the coding sequence ATGACGCAGTCACGGATTCTATTGGAATCAGGGACCAATGAACTTGAAATAGTTGAGTTTTACCTGACGGAGACTCTCAGTAATGGACAGGAGTACAAAGGGTACTATGGTGTCAATGTATCCAAAGTTCTGCGGATTATTCACAGACCAGCAGTTACAGGTATGCCCAACCTCTCCCATCCGTGCATTCTTGGTGCTTTCAACCAACGCTCTCGAATCATTCCTCTGGTAGATCTGTCAGTCTGGCTTAGCAAAAACAGGCCTGACAAGGACACTGAAAAAGTTATTATCACGGAGTTTAACAAGCTTATCAACGGCTTTCTGGTTTCCGGGGTAACCAGAATACACCGTTTAAGCTGGGAACAGATAGAAGCACCTGATCAGTATACTGACCGTTACAGTTCCAACAGTATAACAGGGGTGGTCAAGATTGAAGACAGGATAGTCTTTCTCATTGATCTGGAAAAAATAATAGCCGAGCTCAATCCTGATGCAGGTTTAAAGCTGGATGAAGATATTGACTGGAAAACCAGTCGTGAGTTTACCGCTCTTATTGCAGATGATTCCACAATAATAAGGAACATGATCGGAGACCTTCTGGAAAAGGCCGGATTCAAGGTAATCAAGACAAAAAATGGACAGGAAGCACTGGACTATATTGAAAAGCTTAAGGCCATGGCTGCTGAGAAAAACCAGCCAGTATCTTCAATGTTGCAGATTGTTATCTCTGACATAGAAATGCCTGTTGTTGACGGGTTTAATTTGACAAAAAGAATTAAAACCGACCCTGCCTTAAATCATCTGCCAGTCATTCTATTTTCTTCTCTCATAAGTGAGCGCCTCAGGCATAAGGGGGAATCAGTGGGTGCTGATGATCAGATATCCAAGCCTGAAATTTCTCTGCTTACCCAGAAGGCCAGAGCACTTATTGAAAAATCATTGCAATACGATGTATAG
- the ispH gene encoding 4-hydroxy-3-methylbut-2-enyl diphosphate reductase → MSAKILLAESAGFCMGVSLALAKLDKALQEIDIRRIFTFGPIIHNPQVLAHYQGRGVQITHDWSEPSKGDIVLIRAHGIPLEIESKLNQKDIHIIDATCPKVKKAQILISKNSRNTDCLLLYGEPEHPEVKGLLSYANTTAHLFEDFEQLKDIKLTSGRHYCLAAQTTQDREQFQLMAEYLKSDLDPDLLFMDTICDATKNRQVETIEIAAQVNCMLVVGGRTSGNTRRLCKVASEYCPVCIHIETEEELSPEMIHGFSCIGLTAGASTPDDTINKVYHKLKAMLH, encoded by the coding sequence ATGAGCGCCAAAATACTCCTTGCTGAAAGCGCTGGATTCTGTATGGGAGTCAGCCTTGCTCTGGCTAAACTTGATAAAGCTCTTCAGGAAATAGATATTCGCAGAATCTTCACCTTTGGGCCCATAATACATAATCCCCAGGTACTAGCCCATTACCAAGGCAGGGGCGTACAAATTACCCATGACTGGAGTGAACCATCTAAAGGAGATATTGTTCTCATCAGAGCTCATGGCATTCCATTAGAAATTGAATCTAAACTCAATCAAAAAGATATTCATATCATTGACGCCACTTGCCCAAAAGTTAAAAAGGCACAAATCCTTATCAGTAAAAATTCCAGAAATACTGATTGCCTCCTGCTTTATGGCGAACCAGAACACCCTGAGGTCAAGGGACTTCTGAGCTATGCCAATACAACCGCTCACCTGTTCGAAGATTTTGAACAACTAAAGGATATCAAGCTTACATCAGGACGCCACTATTGCCTTGCTGCGCAAACAACTCAAGACAGAGAGCAGTTTCAATTAATGGCTGAGTATCTCAAGTCGGATCTGGATCCTGATCTTCTTTTTATGGATACCATATGTGATGCCACAAAGAACAGACAGGTAGAGACCATTGAAATTGCCGCGCAGGTGAACTGCATGCTTGTTGTCGGAGGAAGGACCAGCGGCAATACACGCAGACTGTGCAAAGTGGCTTCAGAGTACTGTCCAGTCTGTATACATATTGAAACTGAAGAAGAGTTATCGCCAGAAATGATTCATGGTTTTTCATGCATTGGATTGACTGCAGGTGCTTCAACTCCTGATGATACAATCAACAAGGTTTATCATAAACTTAAAGCTATGCTCCATTGA
- a CDS encoding tRNA dihydrouridine synthase, with protein sequence MPITPDKPWLAPLAGFSDLPFRLLCRQYGSAAAFTEMISAKGLIYKTANTLSLLRTCPEDSPLVVQLYGNEPEVIYKATLILVQEGYKYFDLNCGCSVRKVTKTGAGAALMRNPDLLVEIFYAMAEGAGHKQCGIKFRLGWSHDCLTYLNIAEKLKYSGIGWITLHPRTATQLFSGKAAWKYLKTLKDSTPIPIIASGDLFTAQDAIRCIAETNVDNIMFARGALNNPAIFLQYLMLRRKMTSPEFNVEFIREICLNTVSFYRTYYPSHKAVLKMRTVLPRMIREIPGSKEIRKKIIACRNWDEIQEVITGEIHERQNTPC encoded by the coding sequence ATGCCAATCACGCCCGATAAACCATGGCTTGCCCCCCTAGCCGGATTTTCTGATCTCCCCTTTCGCCTGCTTTGTCGACAGTATGGCAGTGCAGCAGCTTTCACTGAAATGATCAGCGCCAAAGGACTCATCTACAAAACCGCCAACACACTTTCCCTTTTACGGACTTGTCCTGAAGACTCACCACTTGTCGTTCAGTTATATGGCAACGAGCCGGAAGTAATTTACAAGGCAACACTCATCCTTGTTCAGGAAGGGTATAAATATTTTGATTTAAATTGCGGATGCTCGGTGCGCAAGGTTACCAAAACCGGAGCAGGCGCTGCACTCATGCGTAATCCAGACTTGCTGGTGGAAATTTTCTACGCCATGGCTGAGGGTGCAGGGCATAAACAATGTGGAATTAAGTTCAGACTGGGCTGGAGCCACGATTGCCTGACATATCTGAATATTGCAGAAAAACTGAAGTATTCCGGCATCGGCTGGATAACTCTTCATCCGAGAACAGCCACCCAGCTCTTTTCCGGCAAGGCCGCCTGGAAATATCTCAAAACCCTTAAAGACTCCACACCCATTCCCATTATAGCCAGCGGAGACCTGTTTACTGCCCAGGATGCCATAAGATGCATTGCTGAAACCAATGTGGACAATATCATGTTTGCCAGGGGAGCCTTGAACAATCCTGCCATATTTCTTCAATACCTGATGCTGAGAAGAAAAATGACAAGTCCTGAATTTAATGTGGAATTTATCCGGGAAATATGCTTGAATACAGTTTCTTTTTACAGAACTTACTATCCATCACATAAAGCTGTTTTAAAAATGAGAACTGTATTACCGAGAATGATACGAGAAATCCCCGGCTCAAAGGAAATTCGCAAAAAAATAATTGCCTGCCGCAATTGGGATGAAATTCAAGAGGTCATTACAGGAGAAATACATGAGCGCCAAAATACTCCTTGCTGA
- a CDS encoding flagellar basal body-associated FliL family protein, producing the protein MADKDTSEDKKVTLDSSELDIDRAKDKVELDLDDAPFLEEEDEEAFPEYQKQDDGDDDESHDQADDLDGKDAGRKGFDKRIIIAGIIALLLLIAIIIFIFFRPEREPFDPDDPHSIADTMPEFVDFDVEFFEDIVHLQSFMIELRDDKSIQFLFAEFSLPAHNERIYREIKDKQIILRDAIYYYLRNQSADFLNNWDNTERIRSDILSIVNQYLSTGNIQELLIEEYLVR; encoded by the coding sequence ATGGCTGACAAGGACACCTCAGAAGACAAAAAGGTCACTCTCGACAGCAGTGAACTGGACATAGACCGCGCCAAGGACAAAGTTGAGCTTGACCTTGATGATGCTCCATTTCTGGAAGAGGAAGATGAAGAAGCATTTCCAGAGTACCAGAAGCAGGATGATGGCGACGATGACGAAAGTCATGATCAAGCTGATGATCTTGACGGCAAGGATGCCGGCAGGAAGGGTTTTGACAAAAGAATCATTATAGCAGGCATTATCGCCCTGCTGCTGTTAATAGCCATTATCATATTTATTTTTTTCAGACCTGAGCGTGAGCCTTTTGATCCTGATGATCCTCATTCAATTGCTGACACAATGCCTGAGTTTGTGGATTTTGATGTTGAGTTTTTTGAAGATATCGTTCATCTGCAGTCATTTATGATTGAGCTGAGGGATGATAAATCTATTCAATTTCTTTTTGCAGAATTTTCTCTTCCGGCCCATAATGAACGGATTTATCGTGAAATCAAAGATAAACAGATTATTTTGCGTGATGCCATATATTATTATCTCAGAAACCAAAGTGCGGACTTTTTAAACAACTGGGACAATACTGAAAGAATTCGCAGTGATATTCTGTCCATTGTTAATCAGTATCTGAGTACGGGCAACATCCAGGAATTGTTGATTGAGGAGTATCTGGTGAGATAA
- a CDS encoding chemotaxis response regulator CheY, translating into MPTNKNMRILVVDDFSTMRRIIKNILRQLGFTNMVEADDGTTAWEILNKDKIDFVVSDWNMPKMTGIELLRKVRASEEFADMPFLMVTAEAQQENIIEAVQAKVSNYIVKPFTADTLGQKIEKIFEK; encoded by the coding sequence ATGCCCACCAACAAAAACATGCGTATTCTTGTAGTTGATGACTTTTCCACAATGCGCAGAATCATTAAAAATATTCTCCGACAACTTGGATTCACCAATATGGTGGAAGCTGATGACGGCACAACCGCCTGGGAAATTCTTAATAAAGACAAAATTGACTTTGTTGTCAGCGACTGGAATATGCCCAAAATGACCGGGATAGAACTACTGCGAAAAGTTCGTGCCAGTGAAGAATTCGCAGACATGCCTTTTCTTATGGTCACTGCCGAAGCACAGCAGGAAAACATTATTGAAGCTGTGCAGGCCAAGGTTTCCAACTATATTGTAAAGCCCTTTACTGCTGATACTTTAGGCCAGAAAATCGAAAAAATTTTTGAAAAGTAG
- a CDS encoding FliA/WhiG family RNA polymerase sigma factor, giving the protein MAISNSFGKNSSSRNNFWQILENKDVSFQELTARQQNDIVRSYSHKIKITAARLKHRLPKHIEVNELVSAGTLGLMEALGNFDPSMGIKFETFADNRIRGAMLDELRKMDWFSRGLRQKVKKLEETIRNFEQDSGKQPTNQDLKKLTGYTNDEVEEGLVALQNQICLSLEAIQENFTIAGEQDMSSEPQVSAIFNDLVDKVAAIIDKLTDKERLVLSLYYEEELTMKEVAGVLEITEGRVSQLHSQAIGKIQKKFLQEHDQI; this is encoded by the coding sequence ATGGCAATATCAAATTCTTTTGGAAAAAACTCCTCTTCCAGGAATAATTTCTGGCAAATCCTTGAAAACAAGGATGTTTCCTTCCAGGAACTTACTGCGCGGCAGCAAAATGATATTGTCAGGTCATACTCACATAAAATCAAAATCACTGCTGCCAGGCTCAAGCACCGGCTGCCCAAGCATATTGAGGTTAACGAACTGGTCAGTGCCGGCACGTTGGGGCTTATGGAAGCTCTCGGCAATTTTGATCCCAGTATGGGGATTAAGTTTGAAACATTTGCTGACAATCGCATCCGCGGAGCCATGCTTGATGAACTTAGAAAAATGGACTGGTTTTCCCGAGGCCTGCGCCAGAAAGTAAAAAAACTGGAAGAAACCATAAGAAATTTTGAACAGGACTCAGGAAAACAGCCCACTAACCAGGACTTGAAAAAACTTACCGGTTATACCAATGACGAAGTGGAAGAAGGCCTGGTAGCGCTTCAAAACCAGATTTGCCTGAGTCTTGAAGCCATTCAGGAAAACTTTACTATTGCAGGCGAACAGGATATGAGTTCCGAACCACAGGTCAGCGCTATCTTTAATGATCTGGTTGACAAAGTGGCAGCTATAATCGACAAGTTAACCGACAAAGAGCGGTTGGTTCTGTCATTATATTATGAAGAAGAACTTACCATGAAAGAAGTGGCAGGAGTCCTGGAGATTACAGAAGGAAGAGTATCTCAACTCCATTCACAGGCAATAGGCAAAATTCAGAAAAAATTCTTGCAGGAGCATGATCAAATTTAG
- a CDS encoding MinD/ParA family protein, protein MKKNKLPMVLSVTSGKGGVGKTNISVNLAYCLSKLNKKALILDADLGLANVDVMLGITPKLNLFHLFHENTPIEDIIVKTEYGFDILPAASGVSEMLSLSTGQKLELLEAMDFMEDRIDYLIVDTGAGINENVLYFNLAVQQRLLILTPEPTSLTDAYALIKILKTRHDIDRFKIVVNWARSKEEAKNVFKKLYNACDHFLSGVSLELTGIIPMDQKVKKGVASQVPFCHYDSSAPASKAMINIAKTILNWEPDQNLDGNIKFFWKKLLFQE, encoded by the coding sequence ATGAAAAAGAACAAACTACCCATGGTGCTCTCAGTCACTTCAGGCAAGGGCGGAGTCGGCAAGACCAACATTTCAGTCAACCTGGCATATTGTCTCAGCAAGCTGAACAAAAAGGCACTGATCCTTGACGCGGACTTAGGACTGGCCAACGTTGATGTCATGCTTGGCATCACTCCCAAACTGAATCTGTTTCACCTGTTTCATGAAAATACGCCAATAGAAGATATCATAGTCAAAACAGAATATGGGTTTGACATACTGCCTGCTGCTTCCGGTGTCAGCGAAATGCTTTCCTTAAGTACCGGCCAGAAACTGGAACTGCTTGAAGCCATGGATTTTATGGAGGATAGAATAGACTATCTTATTGTAGACACAGGTGCGGGCATAAATGAGAATGTATTGTATTTTAACCTTGCTGTTCAGCAAAGACTGTTGATACTGACCCCTGAACCTACATCTTTGACTGACGCTTATGCGTTAATTAAAATACTCAAAACAAGACATGACATTGATCGCTTCAAGATTGTGGTCAACTGGGCAAGATCAAAAGAAGAAGCTAAAAATGTCTTTAAAAAACTTTACAATGCCTGCGATCATTTTTTAAGTGGAGTTTCCCTTGAACTTACCGGAATCATTCCTATGGATCAAAAAGTTAAGAAAGGTGTTGCAAGTCAAGTCCCCTTTTGCCATTATGATTCGAGTGCGCCTGCATCTAAGGCAATGATAAATATCGCCAAAACAATATTAAACTGGGAACCGGACCAAAACTTAGATGGCAATATCAAATTCTTTTGGAAAAAACTCCTCTTCCAGGAATAA